A window from Solanum stenotomum isolate F172 chromosome 5, ASM1918654v1, whole genome shotgun sequence encodes these proteins:
- the LOC125864822 gene encoding cell number regulator 8-like, which yields MANVEESSPFLPSQKSDSINEMKPTKPSSSNFDKIPAPSAATEPVKPASSAVSMGWTVAGLPMGHSVEMAVVGEQIMRRAQWESSLCSCFGKNDEFASSDFEVCLLGTLAPCVLYGSNAERIGSSPGSFTNHCLPYTGLFLIGQSFFGWNCMAPWFSYPNRTAIRQRFNLEGNCEAVTSSCGCHGGFVEDEERLEHCESTCDFLTHIFCHPCALCQEGRELRRRLPHPGFNAKPVRFMMPPGDQTMGR from the exons ATGGCGAATGTGGAAGAATCAAGCCCATTTCTACCCAGTCAAAAATCTGATTCAATCAATGAAATGAAGCCCACAAAGCCCAGTTCTTCAAATTTCGACAAAATCCCAGCTCCGTCGGCTGCGACGGAGCCGGTTAAGCCAGCTTCATCTGCTGTTTCGATGGGGTGGACAGTTGCGGGTTTACCTATGGGCCATAGCGTTGAGATGGCGGTGGTGGGGGAGCAAATCATGCGTAGGGCTCAATGGGAATCTAGCCTTTGCTCTTGTTTTGGGAAGAATGATGAATTCGCGAGCAGCGATTTTGAAGTTT GTCTGTTAGGAACTCTGGCACCATGCGTGCTCTATGGAAGCAATGCGGAGAGAATTGGGTCTTCTCCTGGAAGTTTTACTAATCACTGCTTGCCTTACACTGGTCTATTCCTGATTGGACAGTCCTTTTTCGGCTGGAACTGCATGGCACCCTGGTTTTCATATCCCAACCGTACAGCTATCCGGCAGAGGTTTAATCTTGAG GGTAACTGTGAGGCAGTCACCAGTTCATGTGGGTGCCATGGGGGCTTTGTTGAGGATGAGGAACGCCTCGAGCATTGTGAGTCGACTTGTGACTTCTTAACTCATATCTTCTGCCACCCTTGTGCTCTTTGCCAGGAAGGTCGTGAACTTCGTCGTAGGCTTCCTCATCCTGGATTCAACGCCAAACCAGTCCGATTTATGATGCCTCCTGGGGACCAGACCATGGGTCGCTAA
- the LOC125864245 gene encoding uncharacterized protein LOC125864245, whose protein sequence is MDVARGILVKMPVKFFIVELFLDIITMQQKHIGHFEQIRIINAEVADYLENIGFHKWSRAYFPGNRYDVLTSNIAESVNAMFNEAREFPIIALFNDISKRWLEKFHERRMAYAKLKTTFVPSAETKIMANKNLGNKLLVHQIDEDTFSVTADNGIAMVHLRSKICSCREFDLDKIPYQHAMAALRHKFGDEYGKMIYEYSSPYYKIESYILAYADPIYPVPAEEFWNLPLEILERVIPPPKKKTKLGRKRLKRVPTLGEVVSKKRNKCSLCKRFGHKKTSCPTRSNEVAGTSNGVVS, encoded by the exons ATGGATGTTGCACGAGGCATCTTGGTGAAAATGCCCGTAAAATTTTTCATTGTGGAGCTTTTCTTGGACATTATTACCATGCAACAAAAGCATATCGGCCATTTTGAACAAATCCGAATTATCAATGCGGAGGTCGCTGATTATCTTGAGAATATTGGGTTTCACAAATGGAGTAGAGCATATTTTCCAGGAAACAG ATATGATGTATTGACCTCAAATATTGCTGAGTCTGTTAATGCAATGTTCAATGAAGCAAGAGAATTTCCTATTATTGCCTTGTTCAATGATATAAGCAAGAGATGGTTGGAAAAATTTCATGAGAGAAGAATGGCATACGCCAAGTTAAAAACCACCTTCGTTCCTTCAGCTGAAACTAAAATAATGGCTAATAAGAATCTGGGAAATAAATTATTGGTCCATCAAATTGATGAAGACACCTTCAGCGTCACCGCGGACAATGGAATCGCAATGGTCCATCTTCGAAGTAAAATATGTTCGTGTCGAGAGTTTGACTTGGATAAAATACCCTATCAACATGCTATGGCTGCGCTCAGACATAAATTTGGAGATGAATATGGCAAGATGATTTATGAGTACTCTTCTCCGTATTATAAGATAGAGTCATATATACTTGCATATGCAGATCCAATCTATCCAGTGCCAGCTGAAGAATTTTGGAATCTTCCTCTGGAAATTTTAGAGAGAGTAATACCTCCAcctaaaaagaaaactaaactGGGAAGAAAGCGGCTGAAACGAGTACCTACTTTAGGAGAAGTGGtttcaaagaaaagaaataaatgctCTCTATGTAAAAGATTTGGCCACAAAAAAACTTCATGTCCTACGAGATCGAATGAAGTTGCAGGAACAAGTAATGGTGTAGTTTCATGA
- the LOC125864793 gene encoding L-type lectin-domain containing receptor kinase VIII.1-like, with the protein MTSNLEKKIRDLLVWFILLFCFCTISSTFGKTDFDFENLTLSSLKLLGDAHLSNNIVKLTGDLAVPNSGAGKVLYSKPVRFRQPGFDFPASFSTFFTFSVTNLNPSSIGGGLAFVLTPGDELVGDAGGYMGILDAKGTQIGTIAVEFDTLMDVEFKDINGNHVGLDLNSMISTEIGNLDSIDIDLKSGDLINCWIEYSGSNGEMDIFVSYTNLKPKESFLSVNINLAEYVNDFMFVGFSGSTQGSTEIHNIVWWSFSSSFDATPNSGAVVAPPPPTTSLMNPTADSVALPPPSMAPSESNSSTPGVLQEKRSRKCHSNFCKQGPGAVVGVVTAGAFFLAFATLVLIWLYSKRFKRVKNSEIVASDIIKMPKEFSYKELKLATKGFIPTRIIGRGAFGTVYKGILSDTGGIVAVKRCSHNGQGKAEFLSELSIIGTLRHRNLVRLQGWCHEKGEILLVYDLMPNGSLDKVLFESRMVLSWSHRRKILIGVASALAYLHQECENQVIHRDIKSSNIMLDEGFNARLGDFGLARQVEHDKSPDATVAAGTMGYLAPEYLLTGRATEKTDVFSYGAVVLEVACGRRPIERETTKVEKVRVNSNLVEWVWGVHREGNLLNAADSRLCGEFDEQEMRRVLMIGLACSHPDPTARPTMRGVVQMLEGESEIPIVPRTRPSMSFSTSHLIMSLQDSVSDLNGLITLSPSSSESSFTGGRNGNGNGMELV; encoded by the coding sequence ATGACatcaaatcttgaaaaaaaaatcagggACTTGCTTGTATGGTTCATCTTATTGTTCTGTTTCTGTACTATTAGTTCAACATTTGGTAAAACTGATTtcgattttgaaaatttaacaTTGAGTAGTTTAAAGCTTCTTGGTGATGCACACTTGAGTAACAACATTGTAAAGTTGACAGGTGATCTCGCTGTACCAAATTCCGGTGCCGGAAAAGTTCTGTATTCAAAACCAGTAAGATTCCGGCAACCGGGGTTTGATTTTCCGGCGAGTTTCTCGACATTCTTTACATTTTCAGTTACTAATTTGAACCCATCGTCGATTGGTGGTGGTCTTGCTTTTGTGCTTACGCCGGGTGATGAGTTAGTAGGTGATGCTGGTGGGTATATGGGAATCTTGGATGCTAAAGGTACACAAATTGGTACAATTGCTGTGGAATTTGACACCCTTATGGATGTTGAATTCAAAGATATTAATGGAAATCATGTTGGTTTGGATCTAAATTCAATGATTTCAACTGAAATTGGTAATTTGGATTCCATTGATATTGATCTCAAGAGTGGTGATTTGATTAATTGTTGGATTGAATATTCTGGTTCTAATGGAGAGATGGATATATTTGTGTCATATACTAATCTCAAGCCAAAAGAATCATTTTTATCAGTTAACATCAATCTTGCTGAGTATGTAaatgatttcatgtttgtgggGTTTTCTGGTTCAACTCAAGGGAGTACTGAGATTCATAATATTGTGTGGTGGAGTTTCAGTTCATCATTTGATGCAACTCCAAACTCGGGGGCGGTGGTGGCACCACCACCGCCAACGACTAGTTTGATGAACCCAACGGCAGATTCTGTCGCGTTGCCACCACCTTCCATGGCTCCATCAGAGTCTAATAGTAGTACACCAGGTGTATTGCAAGAAAAGAGAAGTAGGAAATGTCATAGCAATTTTTGTAAACAAGGTCCTGGAGCTGTTGTTGGTGTGGTGACTGCTGGTGCATTTTTTCTTGCATTCGCTACATTGGTACTTATTTGGTTATACTCCAAAAGATTCAAGAGAGTGAAAAATTCTGAGATTGTGGCATCTGATATCATCAAAATGCCTAAGGAGTTCAGCTACAAAGAGCTTAAATTGGCCACAAAAGGTTTCATTCCAACGAGAATTATAGGCCGTGGTGCATTTGGGACTGTTTACAAGGGCATTTTATCGGATACCGGTGGCATTGTGGCAGTGAAGAGATGTAGTCATAATGGACAAGGGAAAGCAGAGTTCTTATCTGAATTATCTATAATTGGaacccttaggcatagaaaTCTTGTTAGGCTTCAAGGATGGTGCCATGAGAAAGGTGAAATTTTGTTGGTTTACGATCTTATGCCTAATGGGAGTCTTGATAAGGTACTATTTGAATCAAGAATGGTTCTTTCATGGTCACATAGGCGAAAAATCTTGATAGGTGTTGCTTCTGCCTTGGCATATTTGCATCAAGAATGCGAAAACCAGGTGATTCATAGGGACATTAAGAGTAGTAACATCATGTTGGATGAAGGGTTCAATGCAAGATTAGGAGATTTTGGATTAGCAAGGCAAGTTGAGCATGACAAGTCCCCCGATGCAACGGTAGCAGCCGGGACAATGGGCTACTTGGCTCCAGAGTACTTGTTAACCGGTAGGGCAACCGAAAAAACTGATGTTTTCAGCTATGGAGCAGTGGTTCTTGAAGTGGCTTGTGGAAGGAGGCCAATTGAGAGGGAAACAACTAAAGTTGAGAAAGTTAGAGTGAATAGCAACTTGGTTGAATGGGTATGGGGGGTGCATAGAGAAGGAAATTTACTAAATGCAGCTGATTCAAGACTTTGTGGTGAGTTTGATGAACAAGAAATGAGAAGGGTTCTAATGATTGGGCTAGCTTGTTCACATCCCGACCCTACGGCTAGACCAACAATGAGAGGTGTAGTCCAAATGCTGGAAGGTGAATCTGAAATCCCAATTGTCCCAAGAACTAGACCATCTATGAGTTTCAGCACTTCACATCTTATAATGAGTTTGCAAGATAGTGTTTCTGACTTGAATGGTTTGATCACACTTTCCCCTTCATCATCCGAAAGTAGCTTCACCGGTGGTCGCAATGGCAATGGCAATGGCATGGAGTTGGTCTAA
- the LOC125864832 gene encoding uncharacterized protein LOC125864832, producing MKASFICIFLIFLLIDPCSSSGKMDLLKMDSEIYEIDYRGPETHSYIPPPKGSRGKHNFHHQNMMLKHHRKFKGLKVSKPEEISGKKIHG from the exons ATGAAGGCTAGTTTCAtttgcattttcttgattttcctccTCATTGATCCTTGTTCTTCTTCAG GGAAAATGGATTTATTAAAGATGGATTCAgaaatttatgaaattgattATAGAGGTCCAGAAACTCATTCTTATATTCCTCCACCAAAAGGATCAAGGGGAAAACATAATTTTCATCATCAAAACATGATGTTAAAACATCATCGCAAATTCAAAGGATTGAAAGTTAGTAAACCTGAAGAAATTAGT GGGAAGAAAATTCATGGAtga